The Electrophorus electricus isolate fEleEle1 chromosome 8, fEleEle1.pri, whole genome shotgun sequence genome contains the following window.
CGAAAGCGCCTCGCGGCGTCCTCGTTTATTTCGAACACGAACGCGTGCTCGTCCGCGTACTCGTTCCGGTAATTCAGGGACTTGGTCGTGTAGCCCCCCCTGACCGAGCCGGACGGTAGGAACAGCGCGAGGATGTACGCTCCGCCGTCGAACTTGGAGAGCAGCGTCGGCACGTCGGCTCTGTGCACACTGCTCGTGTAGAGGAGATGCAAGCGCACGGGTTTGGAGAAAAAATCCCGCaatctcttttctctctcgTCGTTTAGTGATGAGACGACAGACGCCATTTCATCCGCCGGGGAAAGTTAGGTGGCTAGTTTTTGGACAAAGCACACTCGAGACTGGCTTGTCGGGAAACCGAAACTAAAGCAGTCGTGCTCGCGAGAATAACGGGAAGGGGGTTTCGTTTCTGATTCTattatgcacgcacgcacacacacacacacacacacacacacacacacacacacacacacacacacacacgcgtgtgtaaTGTTTAGTTACTACTTAATTAGGAACtccattatgcaaattagctCACAGACTTTCACAGACTTCTGTTAGTTGATGATTTTCCAGGAGCAGTCTGGAAACGCAGAATTCCAGACTGTATAGCCCTTCTGTTGGCCATCACAGACATGACCACGCCCGACTGCATCTGTGATAGAGCATCTGTGGATGTTAAGTTGGTGTTTGGGTGCATTTGGGTGGCTAGTCACTTTTGACACATAATTCTGACATGTGACACAGCATCACTCTTACACGTGACAGAACATAGCTCTGACATATGTGACACAGAAAAGTTCTGACAAATGACACAACATAGCTCTAACCTGTGAAAAGCATAGCTCTGACACGTGACATAGTGTAGCTCCGACACGCGAAAAGCATAGTTCTGACACGACATAGCATAGCTCCAACATGTGACACAGCAAAGTTCTGACACAACATAGCTCTGACATGTGACACAGCAAAGTTCTGACACGTGACACAACATGGTACTAACATGTGACATAGCATAACCCTGACACATGACACAGCATCACTCTTACATGTGACACAACATAGCTCTGACATGTGAAAAGCTTAGTTCTGACACGTGACACAATATGGTACTAACACGTGACACAGCATCACTCTTACATGTGACACAATATGGTACTAACACATGACACAGCATCACTCTTACATGTGACACAACATGGTACTAACACATGACACAGCATCCCTCTTACACATGACACAATATGGTACTAACACGTGACACAGCATCACTCTTACACATGACACAATATGGTACTAACACGTGACACAGCATCACTCTTACACATGACACAATATGGTACTAACACGTGACACAATATAGTACTAACATGTGACACAGCATCACTCTTATACGTGACACAATATGGTACTAACACGTGACACAGCATCACTCTTACACATGACACAATATGGTACTAACACGTTACACAGCATCACTCTCACATGTGACACATCATTGACAAAGCTTCGCTCCCACTCCCCAAACCCGCGGGCATGTGATGCACCACAATTACTCTGTACCAACTCACGCTGCCTTAACATATGTGCTCTAATGTACACAGAGTTCTGCAGACtaattattgattgattgattgattgattgattggttgatttaGTGTcctgtatgtttgtctgtgatgTACGGTTTAGTGACAGCAGAAGGTAAAAAAATCTAAGAAGACAAAGTTTTTTCAATTCAGTTTAGTTTATAGAGACTTAATAAacctaataaataaatcatacagacacacacacacacacacacacaggtgagcacTGGCTATGCTCTACATAGATTTCATAACTATATAATCATCAGATAAAATGCTCTGTTACCAAGGTAACACACTGGTAATCTTATTTGTCTTCTCCATCTCCAGGACATTAAAGGTCCGTCGATTAGACGGTCGTGTAATCACAGAACCCTCTGTTGAGCTCCACGGACTCCCGCTAATGGCCTCATACTGTAACCACACGTGGCCGGGCTGTGGAGCTCACGGGTGTGGAAGGCACTCAGCCCCATTCCAGCAAGGAGCCCGACAGCCAGACGGAAACGCaaggaacgtgtgtgtgtgtgtgtgtgtgtgtgtgtgtgtgtgtgtgtgtgtgtgtgtgtgtgtgtgtgtgtgcgtgtgtgtgtgtgtgtgtgcgtgtgtgtatacatataccCTGCCATCCTTTATGGGAATTCACACTAACAAGCATTTGGTGAATTCAcaacatgctgtaaatgttttgctttaataAAATCACCACAACACTGTCGACTTCACACTGGGTGGTAGCTAAATGCCTCAACTGTACGAATCAGACACCGGGGGGGTAAAATTGGATAAACTGTTGTACAAATGCAACAAAATTGAGGGACATTTCTGTGGCCCAGAGAGGGCGCTATGGCTGCTCCGAGCAGACGTTGAGTTCAAATGGAGAGTGTGACGGTACATTTAGTTCTGTCCGACTAACAAGTCGTCGAGGTCAGCAGCTCCAAAAGGGACCGGAGAGGCGGTGGCAGGTTATCATATTGAGTACATGTATCGTTTTAAGGCACGTTTACGGAGATTTGTGTCGGTCCTCTTCATCGTCCACACATAGcgggctaacgttagctagccagctaatgtTTTCGTGTAGTCGTTTGTGTTTAAGTGACAACTTTGTTAGTCTGTAGCCATTTTCCCCGCACGTAGGTTTATTTCTTAATTTGTTATCTAGCGACGTAAAGTGACATTATTCAGTTTATATACCAGATAGCATATCTGAGGCGGATTAGTTCATTCAGACTTCGCgttggctaacgctagctagcatAGCTTAGCGCTCCCGTCCCTGagagggaaacaaacaaacaaacaaacaaacaaacaaacacggcTCTGGGACTGTAGCCATGCTCCTGTCTCAAGCCGAGCTGTGGGAGGTCTGTGCGGGGTACATTTCTAGACGCTCCGCGCTGGTCTTCACCGCGGTCGCCGCGTCGCTTTGCTGCCTCTGGCGTAGCAAAGGGCAGGTCAGTGTCGAGCGATTTTAACTCATTGATTCATTAATttatcaaattaattaattcatgttGTAATTCAGTCATCGGAGCACTTGGCAAGCGATGGTTTTGTGGGAGCCGTCAGCTCGGTTCCTTATTTtcggctttttttttaaacgcagcttgtttgtttgtttgcggCGCGGGCGAACTTGGCTTGCTTAGTGGCTGCGTGGTAATTTCACGGCTTTGCCGAGATACTAACAGCTCCTTGAATACCAGGAGTGACgacggctctctctctccctctctctctccctctctctctccctctctccctctctctctctctctctctctctccctctccctctctccctctctctctctccctctccctctctctctctccctctctctctcaccctctctctctctctccctctctctctctctctctctctctctctctctctctctctcccacaccctctctccctctccctctctctccctctccctctctccctctccctctctccctccccaggTGCCCACGCTGGTGTGCTCCGACGGCTTCCGCGCCTTCCTGCAGAGACACTGCCCGGTCGTCGCGGAGCGCTTCTCGCCCACGCCGTGGTGCTGGGGTGGTCGCATGCAGACGCTCGTGCGGGTGCTCCTCAAGACCAACCCCGCGGTCACTTACCGCAAGTACGCCGTTCCGACACAGccggtctctctgtctcacgtGAGGCGCCGGGTCACGTTTCAGGAGGACCCCGCTTTCGCTTGTAggaaatgttttgggttttaaGCCGCGTCTCTTCCCCTCCGGCAGCGAGCTGATCCAGACGGGAGACGGGGGTCAGCTCTCGCTGGACTGGTTCGACAACACAGACAGCGCGCGGTACCCACAGTGCTCCTCCCGCCCGACCGTGCTAATTCTGCCCGGGCTGACGGGCAACAGCCAGCAGACGTACGTCCTGCATGCGGTCCAACAGGCCTCGCGGCACGGATACAGGTGCGTCCGCCGGAGCTTGCGCCTGGCTCACGGGGTGTCGCGCGCCGATGTCAATGGCCGCGTAGCTCACCGCTcgttgtaactttttttttttttaaattgtttgcaggtgtgtggtgaTGAACAACAGGGGTTTTGGAGGAGAAGAGCTGTTGGTGAGAGACGTTTTGTTCTGAGCACGTTTACGCGATTTTTACTTTCTTACCTTCACCTTTTAAGTGCTTGTACCGTAGCTTCAGGTACCTGAGGTTCTTGCAGATCTGCGCAGTGCCTGATtagttctgtttcttttcattttttgccAAATTTGGTCTTAAAGTCTTCAGTTTGGCAGGTGCAATGGAGCTTTTCGTGGGTAAAAGGGGTCTATCTAATAACTCTGGATTGGGCTGCATGCTTACAAAGTGTCCAGTTGAATACTTAACTGCACAGCATGTACATGCATATCTATAAAACATAACGCATATTTCATCTTTAATAAACGTATCTTTTTATTAAGTTGGTCCTTTCTTAAGTTAAGTAACTTCACATCACTTCCCATGTCCCACACTAGGTCCTGCCATGTACAGTTCCACTCAGGTGatcacacaaatgttttgaattATTAAAGTTTTGTAATTCAAtacatgctatataaatatatcgaCATCTTTTGGCTTGTTGCATCTTtgtccaagaaaaaaaaaagcccaatggtcttttctttctttctctctctctctctctctctctctctctctctctctctctctctctctctctctctctctctctctctctctctctctctctctctctcagactcccCTTACATTTTGTGCTGCCAACACATCAGATGTAGAGACAGTCGTCAACCACGTAAAAGGCCTCTTCCCGCAAGCGCCTCTTCTCGGAGCCGGGGTGTCTCTCGGGGGGTGAGACACGCGCCGTGCCACTACGTGCaaaagtttttgttttctttaaagctCTATAAAATCAACCGTTTGTGGctctgtccagcaggtggcgctaGCGAGCAGCTCACTTGTTATCCAGCAGCGTGCGCTGCCCTGGCAACCCTTGTTCATTGCATTTGCGATCTCCCAGTCCAACGCGTCCGGTTCAGATCAGCCAGTCAGCTGTCAGGCCCTTTGCGAGCCGGGTCTGTCCGGCTGGAACCGGAAGAACCCgcactggggggaaaaaaaattcctaTGCCTGTGATGGCGTTGCCAGCCATTGTTAACAAGCAGCTATTTAAAAGACCTGAATAATCAGGCGCATTAGAGTAGGAAAACCTCTCTGACCTCTAGAAGCAGCAGTCATAGCAAAGCGTTTGGCGGGGGAGGGCTCCCACTGCcgggcgctctctctctcttcctgggCCGAGGCTCATGCCGATGGAGGAACCTGCCTTTCTCTGGCTAATGGTGGGGATGGGCGCCACGCTTTGAGCGACGCGGTTGCCGTTAGCGACGGCCGTATGCGGCTTCGTTGGCTCGGTCTGGTGCCATTTGGCAGCGGCGGCTCGGTGGTTACGGGggaggttgccaattcaagtcccaccactgccaggtcgccactgttgggacccctgagcaagagccttaaccctcagttgctcaaggcTCATCTTTAATTAGCATATTTATTAGCATATTTAACGAGTTGACTTCTGCTGCCCTCCAGCATGCTGTTGCTGAATTACCTGGCTCATAAGGGGCGGGACGCCAAGATCATTGCCGCACTCACCATGTCGGTGAGCTGGGACTCGTTTGAATCCTCCGCCTCCCTGGAGCAGCCAATCAACAAACTGCTTTTCAATCGCCACCTCACCAGCAACCTGTGCCGTGCCGTTAAGAGGTTAGTCCCGCCCACTCGGACCGGAAGAACTGGATTAATCTGCATCTGTTTCAGTAGATGTAACTGTTGCCATCATTTAGAGTTTCTCTAATGGTGTATTTGCATTTATCATCACTTTCCATgactttttctgtgtgtgtccgtccatCCTCAGACACAGAAAGATCCTGGAGAACGCGATCGACGTGGACTACGTGCTGAAGGTATTCAGTTCTGATGGCCCGCTGGTTGAAATAAAGAGTTCACCTCAAGGTCATGGGTCAGTGTTGAGGTTGTAGCAGTGAGTTTTTACGAGGGGCAGCCACTTAAGTGTTGAGGTGCAAGAtaaaacacacttcacacaacCTCGTGGGCACAAGATCGAGCACGCTTCACACAACCTTGctggcataaaataaaatactagtTGCTCATCAGAGGATGATCATTTCGAAAGTTCAATATTTGGCTGAAACTTATTACCACCGGCAAAGGTAACAAGTTTCACAGAGTTGCGTACGGCGGACACGAGACGTACGAAGCGGCATTCAGGTGAGCGTGGGTCTCTTCTACACGTCGTTCACCgttcacagtgtgtgtatgctatTTAAACCTTTCACATTATGTCACGGGTGGTGTTTCACTAGGTCAGTGTTATAAATCAGATTTAAATAATGCTCGTGTCAAAGACGATATTGAACTGATACACAAACCGCATTTGGCGCGTTAGAACCGAACCCCTTCGGACACAAGACGGCGTCCAAGGTTTATTTGCGTAAATAATGGAACCAATAAAAATATCAATGGCCTGTGTAATGGTTCCTCGGGCCTTGGTTGTTGGAGGTGACTCAAAATATTAAgctcaccttttctctctctctctctctctctctctccctcccaggCTCGTACCATCCGTGAATTTGACGAGCGCTTCACCTCGGTGTTGTTCGGCTACAAATCCTGCTCCGACTATTACCGCGACGCCAGTCCGGGCTACAAGCTGCCCCGCACATCGGTTCCCGTGCTCTGCCTCAACGCTGCGGACGACCCCTTCTCTCCGGAACATGGTGAGACAGCCCACCCTCGTCGGGGGCGGAGCGTAGACATCTCTCTCCGTTGCGACACTGTTTTGGTCCACGCTGAGCCGGATGTCGGATGTTTTCTCAGTCTCATCatggctgctctctctctctccagctttccCAGTAACCGCAGCCCAGCGCCTGCCCAACGTGGCTCTGCTGGTGACGTCTCACGGAGGCCACATCGGCTTCCTGGAGGGCCCGTTCCCGTCCGGTGCCGGCTACATGGACCGCCTGTTTGGCCAGTTCGTGTGGGCTGCGTTCGAGCACTCGGCCGACCTGAGGGCAGCGTGCGGTGTCGGCGGCGAGACCGCCGAGTGATGGAGACGCCATACGTTAAACAAACAGTTTTTAACCAATCACCATTCAGCTCGGCGCAATAGATTCGGGTAGGCAGgaaatggaggggaaaaaactcATTTGCAACCAAGGGAGGTTTCACCCAAAAATATTCACAATTTTGCGATTATTTTCTCTGTAATATGCGGGGACGCGCGGTTAAATCTGGAATGATTTTGatcctgtgtctctgctggccTGCCGGCCTCGCGAGACAAACATGACAGTGTTTAAAATTTTAGGTGAAATTTCCCTGTGAACAACTAATGATATGaaaataatggtaataatatttattcagaGTTACATTAGCTAATAAGACACTCAGGACATTGATttaataagtgtaataaaaatGTCGATTTAACACAATTTATTATGAATTGGCAATGGTAAATCATGTCCCTGTTTTATGTGAAAAATATTCAGATGTTTTCAGATGTTTGAAGAaacttgactgtgtgtgtgtgtgtgtgtgtgtgtgtgtgtgtgtgtgagtatgagatCTGAATTTGTGTCCAATGAAGTGGAATGAAATTTCGAGTAATCTGTCTTGTGTTAAATGGATTGTCAATCAGAATGTTCGCATGTCATGGTGACGGGAGGAGAGGCGGGGTTGCAATCAGATCGTTTGCATGTCGTCATGGTGACGGGAGGACAGGCGGGGTTTATAAAATGTACCACCATCACGTGTGTTTACATGTGCGTAAGGCAACAAATCAGAATTTCTCAGTTTGCACTTTGGAAGCACAACAGTATTCACTGATCCGTAATAATTCTCCCTTTTAGTGATGTCGGTTTGAAATGCCAAGCTTTTATTGTTTCTAGCTTTTATTTTTCAAGATATTGTGACCTCAAAAGCACGATCGATGAATGAATGTACACATCTCAAAAATGAGACTTCATAGGGTCCAAGAGGACATTTTCCAGAGCCTCCACAGTGTAGTTAAACTACCGATGTTTGAAAATTGGGGTATTTGTTCGATTAAGTGCTTCTGGAGttcatattttgaaataattgcactttattattactatttgcCAATATATTGAACATGAGCATTGAGGACATTAAGTAATTAAGATATTAAGTACGAATGATCTTGCAAAAAGATACAGACAATTTCTGTAAAACCAGCAGAAACGCAGATGCATTCTTGATTATTTGAATGAACGTTTTTATCGAAATTGCCCGATCCGCCTTGTCGACGGTACCTTAGTGAACTTTACCAGCGTTACTGGCTGTTTTAATCCGTTTTAACGTAATGGATTTCCAGTATGATCTAAACGACATGCCCAGGAATCTACATGTTATGAGTGTGAGCCACGTGTGAACAGAGAGCGAAACGCACATTTGAGCCATTAGCTGTTCCTGGGTCAGCTGTGCCATATCGGCCTGAGGGTTTGTGTGCAAAGGTGCAAGGAAAATACTGATTTGGGATCAGCTCCAGGATTGCACAGAGggattgataaaaaaaaaaaacaacaacccacacCTACTGGCCAGTATTCACGTTTACTAAGAAATCtttcttttacaattttttaatatactgtttttctaatgtattttgaaattaattgttttgtttcagtttaggttgttttttttataatttctgaaaatgtaCCACTGCCTTGATACTCTCTTGATTCAAAATTTGTTGTCTACACAAATAACATATTGATAACTTGAAATGGTGTAGAAATTCTATGTACTTTTTAATCTTCTGACGTTTTTATGGGTTGACCGTAGTGACTGTGCTGACCTTGGTCAGAGTGGAGTAACTCGGGTTTCCACGTAAAGGTGTTGCCGTCCGATTAATGTCTGATCTGCTGTTCGGACGTCAGCGTAGTTTCCCGTCTACGCTGCACGGCGTGTCACCGTGGAGACCACAGCTGAAGGCTGACCATAAACCATCAATAAAAAGCTTAAAATAGAGTGGTGTGCACTGTTCTCTTCCTCTTATTCAGGGTAAGGGTGGGGCTTCTGTTCAgaaggatcacacacacacacacacacacacacacacacacacacacacacgcagacctgAAAATCCCCTGCCGAACGTTACCTTCGGTAAACAGTCGAGGACGTTGGTGGAAGTGATTGTTACACGCCCCTCCTTGGGTCATTAGCAAAGGATTTGATTTCACACACTGGTGCCCGTGACGCTTCTTTGCACTTGTGAGTTGTGTGTAAACCAAAGGCTTTAATTTGTCCCACCTCAAGAGCCGTCGTGCTTTGTGCCGGTAATCACAGCCAGACTCGGACATCCCCGCTGTCCAGTTTAGCCAAAAATGTCCTCCAGGAAGCCGATGAAGAACAAGCAAACCCAAAAAAACGTTTCTCTCGCGGCAAGTTCAAAGTTCACCGCCCACAGTTGAAAGCCACAACCAGTCGTAGACGTCCAGGCCGTTGGGCGCCTTTAAAACCCCTCAGCGCTTAGCCGATCAGTGACCGGCCGGCTCGACTCTGGTGTAAATGATTACCCCAGAGCCGTGAGGGACACCCGTGCTTACACAGCTGCTAGCGTTTCTGTCTCGAGCCGAGAGCACTTGGGCGTCCGGGGGCCTTCCGGACCGTGCAGCGGGTCCCCAGGCCCGGAAGGCTAACCCTGGGGCGAACGACGACCTCGCAACACATGCTACGGTCCTGGGTTTCGTGGGTGGCTGTGGAGGCTATAACTGCAACTTTGGGTTCAGGACACTTATCTCTCAGTCGAAAAGTGCTTCtctaacataaaaaaaaccccaaaaattTTTCTCATACATTTTTACCTACattttcacttctttttttttttagtggcaTCGATATCTGTTTATTGATGCAGATGTGTCTGTCTCGGGCTCGGAAAGGATCTATGCATAGAATTTGTGCTGTGGGTATTGATTCTTTGTAAAGGCGCGCCCTTTGCTGAATATGCGAGACAGAGTAAGACTGAACGGCCGATTTCTCTGCCGGCTGTGAGCGGGGTTACGTCCCGTAGTGCCAGAAGATGGGCGGGATTTATCAATACTGGCCTTTTTTGAATCATATAACGTTATATTACTATATTGTATATGGAGTCGCAGGCTATTTTAGGTTGCAAGGAAGCATAACGGAGCTCACTGAAAGGgccccattttctctctctctctctctctctctccctctc
Protein-coding sequences here:
- the LOC113568509 gene encoding protein ABHD1-like isoform X3 gives rise to the protein MQTLVRVLLKTNPAVTYRNELIQTGDGGQLSLDWFDNTDSARYPQCSSRPTVLILPGLTGNSQQTYVLHAVQQASRHGYRCVVMNNRGFGGEELLTPLTFCAANTSDVETVVNHVKGLFPQAPLLGAGVSLGGMLLLNYLAHKGRDAKIIAALTMSVSWDSFESSASLEQPINKLLFNRHLTSNLCRAVKRHRKILENAIDVDYVLKARTIREFDERFTSVLFGYKSCSDYYRDASPGYKLPRTSVPVLCLNAADDPFSPEHAFPVTAAQRLPNVALLVTSHGGHIGFLEGPFPSGAGYMDRLFGQFVWAAFEHSADLRAACGVGGETAE
- the LOC113568509 gene encoding protein ABHD1-like isoform X2, which gives rise to MYRFKVPTLVCSDGFRAFLQRHCPVVAERFSPTPWCWGGRMQTLVRVLLKTNPAVTYRNELIQTGDGGQLSLDWFDNTDSARYPQCSSRPTVLILPGLTGNSQQTYVLHAVQQASRHGYRCVVMNNRGFGGEELLTPLTFCAANTSDVETVVNHVKGLFPQAPLLGAGVSLGGMLLLNYLAHKGRDAKIIAALTMSVSWDSFESSASLEQPINKLLFNRHLTSNLCRAVKRHRKILENAIDVDYVLKARTIREFDERFTSVLFGYKSCSDYYRDASPGYKLPRTSVPVLCLNAADDPFSPEHAFPVTAAQRLPNVALLVTSHGGHIGFLEGPFPSGAGYMDRLFGQFVWAAFEHSADLRAACGVGGETAE
- the LOC113568509 gene encoding protein ABHD1-like isoform X1, giving the protein MLLSQAELWEVCAGYISRRSALVFTAVAASLCCLWRSKGQVPTLVCSDGFRAFLQRHCPVVAERFSPTPWCWGGRMQTLVRVLLKTNPAVTYRNELIQTGDGGQLSLDWFDNTDSARYPQCSSRPTVLILPGLTGNSQQTYVLHAVQQASRHGYRCVVMNNRGFGGEELLTPLTFCAANTSDVETVVNHVKGLFPQAPLLGAGVSLGGMLLLNYLAHKGRDAKIIAALTMSVSWDSFESSASLEQPINKLLFNRHLTSNLCRAVKRHRKILENAIDVDYVLKARTIREFDERFTSVLFGYKSCSDYYRDASPGYKLPRTSVPVLCLNAADDPFSPEHAFPVTAAQRLPNVALLVTSHGGHIGFLEGPFPSGAGYMDRLFGQFVWAAFEHSADLRAACGVGGETAE